A stretch of Gemmatimonas aurantiaca T-27 DNA encodes these proteins:
- a CDS encoding SDR family NAD(P)-dependent oxidoreductase: protein MAENVLPTESSDATLAARVAAATELLEQLANDRAGLLDIPDDERRRLLKAAGEVSRPDAILRRQMVKATKRQKKVERTAKLQDAENQLQETGIRRLRRQTVFTTPNYLLPGSDAQETIDEDEFREALEPQHCYVCKQQYSVIHHFYDQLCPTCAEFNYRKRTESADLSGRVALLTGGRVKIGYQAGIKLLRAGAHLVVTTRFPRDSAQRYAAEPDFAQWGHRLEIYGLDLRHTPSVEAFCHHMMTTHDRLDFIVNNACQTVRRPPDFYKHMMDLERASLSAMPDNARKLLGAYEGVRGYHMLPEAGAASDESLSPATLPRALAEVAGITHAAELSQVALLEEEHREQSHLFPEGRLDQDLQQVDLRDRNSWRLLMHEVPSVELLEVQLVNAIAPFLLNARLKPLMMRTPERDKHIVNVSAVEGQFYRKFKTTRHPHTNMAKAALNMMTRTSAADYVNDGIHMNAADTGWVTDEDPVHIAARKVEEHRFHPPLDIVDGAARIVDPIIDGINTGEHMWGKFLKDYKPTDW from the coding sequence ATGGCCGAAAACGTGCTGCCCACTGAATCCTCCGACGCCACACTCGCCGCCCGCGTAGCCGCGGCGACCGAACTGCTCGAACAGCTCGCCAATGATCGTGCGGGGCTGTTGGACATTCCGGACGACGAACGGCGCCGGCTGCTCAAGGCCGCCGGTGAAGTCTCGCGCCCCGACGCGATCCTGCGCCGGCAAATGGTGAAGGCCACCAAACGGCAGAAGAAGGTGGAGCGCACAGCCAAGCTGCAGGACGCCGAGAATCAACTGCAGGAGACCGGTATCCGTCGCCTGCGCCGGCAGACGGTGTTCACCACGCCGAACTATCTGCTCCCCGGCTCGGACGCACAGGAAACGATTGACGAGGACGAGTTCCGCGAAGCGCTGGAACCGCAGCACTGCTACGTGTGCAAGCAGCAGTACTCGGTCATCCACCACTTCTACGATCAGCTCTGCCCCACCTGCGCCGAATTCAACTACCGGAAGCGTACCGAGTCCGCCGACCTCTCCGGCCGTGTGGCGCTGCTCACCGGTGGTCGCGTGAAGATTGGCTACCAGGCCGGCATCAAGCTGCTGCGAGCCGGCGCCCATCTGGTGGTGACCACACGATTCCCGCGTGACTCGGCGCAGCGCTATGCCGCCGAACCCGATTTTGCGCAGTGGGGACATCGTCTCGAGATCTACGGCCTCGACCTGCGTCACACGCCCAGCGTGGAAGCGTTCTGTCATCACATGATGACCACGCACGACCGGCTCGACTTCATCGTCAACAATGCCTGTCAGACCGTCCGGCGTCCGCCCGACTTCTACAAGCACATGATGGATCTCGAACGCGCGTCGCTGAGCGCCATGCCTGACAACGCCCGCAAGTTGCTCGGTGCGTATGAGGGCGTGCGCGGCTATCACATGCTGCCCGAAGCGGGTGCCGCTTCTGACGAATCATTGTCACCGGCCACACTGCCGCGGGCGCTGGCCGAAGTGGCTGGTATCACGCATGCCGCCGAACTGTCGCAGGTCGCGCTGCTCGAGGAAGAACACCGCGAACAGTCCCATCTCTTTCCGGAAGGGCGACTCGATCAGGATCTGCAGCAGGTGGATCTGCGCGATCGCAACTCGTGGCGCTTGCTGATGCACGAAGTGCCGAGCGTGGAGCTGCTCGAAGTGCAACTGGTCAACGCCATCGCCCCGTTCCTGCTGAACGCGCGGCTCAAGCCACTCATGATGCGCACGCCCGAGCGCGACAAGCACATCGTGAATGTCAGCGCGGTCGAGGGGCAGTTCTATCGCAAGTTCAAGACGACCCGCCATCCGCACACCAACATGGCCAAGGCCGCGCTCAACATGATGACGCGTACCTCGGCCGCCGACTATGTGAACGACGGCATCCACATGAATGCCGCCGACACCGGCTGGGTCACCGACGAGGACCCCGTCCACATTGCCGCCCGGAAGGTGGAGGAGCACCGATTCCACCCGCCCCTGGACATCGTGGACGGCGCGGCCCGAATCGTGGATCCCATCATCGACGGCATCAACACCGGCGAGCACATGTGGGGCAAGTTCCTCAAGGACTACAAGCCGACGGATTGGTAG
- a CDS encoding acyl-CoA thioesterase: protein MSVVDELLTLLELEKLEVNIYRGRNRDLGTGRVFGGQVFAQALVAARRTVDEAREAHSVHGYFLRSGDLKAPIVFFVDRPRDGGTFTSRRVTAIQHGEAIFHLSASFHAPEQGLDHQSTMPDVPPPESLPTELEQIRDHLDAFPPELRAVLTQERPLDVRTDMPYVPGRVHSKVPQRFFWFRVIERLPDDPIMHQAILAYASDYGFLPTALAPHDIQYRDPKLFLASLDHTLWMHRPFRADDWLLYVMDSPTAANARGFVRGQVFTRDGTLVASTAQEGLLRIKTP from the coding sequence ATGAGCGTTGTCGACGAACTCCTGACCCTGCTCGAGCTCGAAAAGCTCGAGGTGAACATCTATCGTGGTCGCAATCGCGATCTCGGTACCGGCCGTGTCTTTGGCGGCCAGGTCTTTGCGCAGGCCCTCGTGGCCGCCCGCCGCACCGTGGACGAAGCCCGCGAAGCCCATTCGGTGCACGGTTACTTCCTGCGCTCCGGCGATCTCAAGGCGCCGATCGTGTTTTTTGTCGACCGTCCCCGGGATGGCGGCACCTTCACGAGCCGGCGTGTGACCGCCATCCAGCACGGTGAGGCGATCTTTCATCTGTCCGCGTCCTTTCATGCGCCGGAGCAGGGGCTGGATCACCAGTCGACCATGCCCGATGTGCCGCCGCCCGAAAGCCTGCCCACGGAACTCGAGCAGATCCGCGACCATCTCGATGCCTTCCCACCCGAACTGCGTGCCGTTCTGACGCAGGAGCGGCCGCTGGATGTGCGCACCGACATGCCCTATGTGCCCGGGCGCGTGCACTCGAAGGTGCCACAACGGTTCTTCTGGTTTCGTGTCATCGAACGTTTGCCGGACGATCCCATCATGCATCAGGCCATCCTGGCGTATGCGTCCGACTACGGTTTCCTGCCCACCGCGCTCGCGCCACACGACATCCAGTATCGCGACCCGAAGCTGTTTCTCGCGTCGCTCGATCACACGCTCTGGATGCACCGTCCGTTTCGCGCCGACGATTGGCTGTTGTACGTGATGGACAGCCCAACGGCCGCCAACGCACGTGGATTCGTGCGGGGGCAGGTGTTCACGCGGGATGGCACCTTGGTGGCCTCCACCGCGCAGGAAGGCCTGCTGCGTATCAAGACACCCTGA
- a CDS encoding YdeI/OmpD-associated family protein, with product MGTRDPRFDVYIGKSAEFAQPILAHIREVVHAACPDVEETIKWGFPNFSYSGGILCSMASFKAHCSFGFWLAREVLGDDMSDEAMGQFGRVSSIKELPSKAVLTRYIKKAMKLNEAGVKASRPAAQAGAKRAALVVPPELAKALARQPAVKKQFDAMSPSHRREYCEWIADAKKPETRERRLLKAIEQIAEGKSQNWKYETRSS from the coding sequence ATGGGCACACGCGATCCTCGTTTCGACGTGTACATCGGCAAGTCTGCCGAATTCGCACAACCCATTCTCGCGCATATTCGCGAGGTGGTGCATGCCGCCTGTCCCGACGTGGAAGAAACGATCAAATGGGGCTTCCCGAACTTCAGCTACTCGGGCGGCATCCTGTGCTCCATGGCTTCGTTCAAGGCTCATTGCAGCTTTGGCTTCTGGCTCGCGCGCGAGGTGCTCGGCGACGACATGAGCGATGAAGCGATGGGGCAGTTCGGGCGTGTGTCCAGCATCAAGGAACTGCCGAGCAAAGCCGTCCTGACGCGCTACATCAAGAAGGCCATGAAGCTCAACGAGGCCGGTGTGAAGGCCTCACGCCCGGCGGCACAGGCCGGCGCCAAACGGGCGGCACTCGTGGTGCCTCCCGAACTCGCCAAAGCGTTGGCGCGTCAACCGGCTGTCAAGAAACAATTCGACGCCATGAGCCCTTCGCATCGACGCGAATACTGCGAGTGGATCGCCGATGCGAAGAAGCCTGAGACCCGGGAGCGGCGCCTGCTCAAGGCGATCGAGCAGATCGCCGAGGGCAAGTCGCAGAACTGGAAGTACGAAACGCGGTCGTCCTGA
- a CDS encoding redoxin domain-containing protein, with amino-acid sequence MSSLTPFPAPRLLWIAATTFVATAAMAACGGDAVPHDTTTVAASTIAFDSAHTLSAVTQVGAAPILALAPDGRHATAWVSAPDGGTDGRLHVLVARDGDTTQVLRELTDPLGPIEPHGEAPPKLAWSTRAGGSSTLGALYVVGKLVPGRRFPASALRFVRSDDGGATWSSPVTVTDDTTKGLANGADFGSHNFHALHAAPDGTFYVAWLDGRAGKSAVYMTHSIDGGATWAANVRVVPMTSTLTEACPCCRTAIAADADGTVYLSWRAVIADTSAPASSAAPATGGAADAHAAHGAASPQTIRDIVVARSTDHGATWSEPVRVHADNWIFDGCPHAGPSLAVDPSKRLHVAWWTGKPGAAGVFYTQSSDRGATFAAATSLGVAEASQPAHVQLAVAGTGASSTVFATWDDGTKRVPQVTLRVSRNGGTTFDSATVVSAPGRSATFPVLTVDQAATALTIAWAEQTLETVAAAAPRPNMKDPNASMPLPRVGNTQVMVRRAKLGGVPAAQAATVDDAFRPLQTGDQAPSYGVRLVSGAQRGDSLQIVEPGRVTLLNVWATWCTSCREEMADLDALFARYRAQGLRVVAVSVDQGDPGKVVRFTEKEKLAMSIGHDPQGIVQRTYSVVGVPETYLIDGNGRVLWKTAGNIHGALDGARTAIEQALVKPVALAR; translated from the coding sequence ATGTCGTCGCTCACGCCGTTCCCTGCTCCCCGTCTTTTGTGGATCGCTGCGACCACCTTCGTGGCGACAGCGGCCATGGCCGCATGCGGCGGTGATGCGGTGCCCCATGACACCACCACCGTTGCCGCCTCAACCATCGCGTTTGACAGCGCGCACACCCTGTCGGCTGTGACCCAGGTTGGCGCAGCGCCCATTCTCGCGCTGGCACCCGATGGCCGACATGCCACCGCATGGGTCTCGGCCCCTGATGGTGGCACCGACGGTCGTCTACATGTGCTCGTTGCGCGCGATGGTGACACGACGCAGGTGCTGCGTGAGCTCACGGACCCCCTGGGCCCCATCGAGCCACACGGCGAAGCGCCGCCCAAACTGGCTTGGTCGACACGGGCTGGTGGTTCGTCCACCCTCGGTGCGCTCTACGTGGTGGGCAAGCTCGTACCGGGTCGTCGTTTTCCGGCCAGTGCCCTGCGGTTCGTGCGTTCGGATGATGGTGGCGCCACCTGGAGCTCACCGGTCACCGTCACCGATGACACCACGAAGGGGCTCGCCAACGGCGCGGACTTTGGTTCGCACAACTTCCATGCGTTGCATGCCGCACCGGATGGCACATTCTACGTGGCGTGGCTCGATGGACGCGCGGGCAAGTCGGCGGTGTACATGACGCACTCCATCGACGGTGGCGCCACGTGGGCGGCCAACGTGCGCGTGGTGCCCATGACGTCGACGCTCACGGAAGCCTGCCCATGCTGCCGTACGGCCATTGCCGCCGATGCCGATGGCACGGTGTACCTGTCGTGGCGTGCGGTGATCGCCGATACATCGGCGCCCGCTTCATCAGCGGCGCCGGCTACCGGTGGGGCCGCAGACGCTCACGCGGCGCACGGCGCAGCTTCCCCGCAGACCATCCGCGATATCGTGGTCGCACGCAGCACTGACCATGGCGCCACGTGGAGTGAACCGGTGCGCGTGCATGCCGACAACTGGATCTTCGACGGCTGCCCGCACGCGGGTCCATCGCTCGCCGTCGATCCGTCGAAACGTCTGCATGTGGCCTGGTGGACCGGCAAACCTGGCGCGGCGGGTGTGTTCTACACGCAGTCGAGCGATCGTGGGGCCACGTTTGCTGCAGCCACCTCGCTCGGTGTAGCCGAAGCCTCCCAGCCGGCACACGTGCAGCTCGCGGTCGCGGGCACGGGCGCATCCTCCACGGTGTTTGCCACATGGGACGACGGCACGAAGCGCGTGCCGCAGGTAACGCTGCGTGTTTCCCGCAATGGTGGCACCACGTTCGACTCGGCCACCGTGGTCAGTGCACCGGGTCGTTCCGCCACCTTCCCGGTACTCACCGTGGATCAGGCAGCCACGGCACTCACGATTGCGTGGGCCGAACAAACGCTCGAAACCGTGGCGGCCGCCGCGCCGCGGCCGAACATGAAGGATCCCAATGCCTCCATGCCGCTCCCCCGTGTGGGCAACACCCAGGTGATGGTGCGCCGTGCGAAGCTTGGTGGTGTTCCGGCAGCACAGGCGGCCACCGTGGATGATGCCTTCCGCCCGCTCCAGACGGGCGATCAGGCGCCGAGTTACGGTGTGCGGTTGGTGTCGGGCGCGCAGCGTGGTGATTCGCTGCAGATCGTCGAGCCGGGTCGCGTGACCCTGCTCAACGTGTGGGCCACGTGGTGCACGTCATGCCGTGAAGAAATGGCCGATCTCGATGCGCTCTTCGCCCGCTATCGTGCGCAGGGGCTGCGGGTCGTCGCCGTGAGCGTGGATCAGGGTGACCCGGGCAAGGTGGTGCGCTTCACCGAGAAGGAAAAACTCGCCATGTCCATCGGACACGATCCGCAGGGCATCGTACAGCGCACGTACAGTGTGGTGGGTGTGCCGGAGACCTATCTCATCGACGGCAACGGGCGCGTGCTGTGGAAGACCGCGGGCAACATTCACGGCGCGCTCGATGGCGCACGCACCGCCATCGAGCAGGCCTTGGTCAAGCCGGTCGCGCTCGCGCGCTGA
- a CDS encoding TonB-dependent receptor family protein: protein MLLSSIQTRGLVLSRTSLRALACPAYRMLPSIATALLAVSLPLTLHAQRVTQERTKADSAAQDSTRKARALNPVVTTATRDQRELRKLPVSMTVIDTNTINRTSTVSLTEALRTVPGVIAGNLFGGDDVRLSIRGSGARGGFGVRGVGLLLDGVPITEPDGQTRLDQLDLGAARSIEIVRGPGSAMYGGAASGGVVNVITRSGRELQGVSLRVTGGGFGFDSVNLRKVDLSMGGARGAFDGYLQASNTSLAGMRVQNKNDMQRANLRLNWTRQQDGQAAPAAKATRIGLDASYSDLDMQIPGSLTDASWRSEPWAADPLNVTGAYGRREQRWRFGARASQGLGTRFGSIDAFAFGTARTIQHPIFRVVDQSTHRVQGGLRHAIGFGTTDGVAVRLNTGLDLDRWYGDSRQWTNVAGQQGRSTPCVNDRVANIVRTECTNQYVTLPSVGTYTSADITRGKLTLTAGARYDKVTFDIDDRIRPNLSVTQSFDQVSPRVALRYDVRPGVSVYTSVARGFEVPTNSELTASPDTIRGLNTDLRPSSLVNYEVGAKALVASRVLFDAAVYRTNVTGEFLSRTVVIPGVAFPRTIYENVGRTRRTGLELSATTLVAPWMDIVTSYTYAHYVMKEFRGTEINAQGQSVAVDYAGKLIPGVPQHRGATEVRLRPTASINLSVWGEVQGKTYVDNANTSRGTIYTQVTQTGAPPRIVPVAFSAVPGYALAHGTISYRLPEVRGTRTGTSRAEFFLNVENILDKRYAAALATNSGNGRFYFPGAGRTFNAGVTLSTGGR, encoded by the coding sequence ATGCTGCTTTCGTCGATACAGACGCGAGGGCTGGTGCTGTCGCGCACTTCACTGCGCGCACTCGCCTGCCCCGCGTATCGCATGCTTCCCTCCATCGCGACCGCACTGCTCGCGGTGTCGCTGCCGCTCACCCTGCACGCTCAGCGCGTCACACAGGAACGCACCAAGGCGGACAGCGCCGCGCAGGACTCCACGCGCAAGGCCCGCGCCCTCAATCCCGTCGTCACCACGGCCACGCGCGATCAGCGGGAGCTGCGCAAGCTGCCCGTCTCGATGACCGTGATCGACACCAATACCATCAACCGCACGAGCACGGTGTCGTTGACCGAGGCCCTGCGCACCGTGCCGGGTGTCATTGCCGGCAATCTCTTTGGTGGTGATGACGTACGTCTCTCCATCCGTGGCAGCGGAGCGCGCGGCGGCTTTGGTGTGCGTGGCGTGGGCCTGCTGCTCGATGGCGTGCCCATCACCGAACCCGATGGCCAGACCCGTCTCGACCAACTCGACCTGGGCGCTGCACGATCCATTGAAATTGTGCGCGGTCCAGGCAGCGCGATGTACGGCGGCGCCGCGTCCGGTGGTGTGGTGAATGTGATCACCCGCAGTGGCCGTGAACTGCAGGGTGTTTCACTGCGTGTCACCGGCGGCGGGTTTGGCTTCGACTCGGTGAACCTCCGCAAGGTGGACCTGTCCATGGGTGGTGCCCGAGGCGCCTTCGATGGGTACCTGCAGGCGAGCAACACCTCGCTCGCCGGCATGCGCGTGCAGAACAAGAACGACATGCAGCGGGCCAATCTGCGCCTCAACTGGACGCGCCAGCAGGATGGCCAGGCTGCACCGGCTGCCAAGGCGACGCGGATCGGTCTCGATGCCTCGTACAGCGATCTCGATATGCAGATCCCCGGTTCGCTCACCGATGCGAGTTGGCGAAGTGAGCCCTGGGCTGCCGATCCGCTCAACGTGACGGGCGCCTACGGTCGCCGGGAACAGCGGTGGCGCTTTGGCGCCCGCGCCTCGCAGGGGTTGGGCACACGCTTCGGCAGCATCGACGCCTTTGCGTTTGGCACCGCGCGCACCATTCAGCACCCGATCTTCCGCGTGGTGGACCAGAGCACGCACCGGGTGCAGGGCGGCCTGCGACATGCCATCGGATTTGGAACGACCGACGGTGTCGCGGTGCGCTTGAATACCGGACTCGATCTCGATCGTTGGTACGGCGATTCGCGCCAGTGGACGAACGTGGCCGGTCAACAGGGCCGCTCCACGCCGTGCGTGAACGATCGTGTGGCCAACATCGTGCGCACGGAATGCACCAATCAGTACGTGACACTGCCCAGTGTTGGCACGTACACCTCGGCCGACATCACACGCGGCAAGCTCACGCTCACCGCCGGAGCGCGCTACGACAAGGTGACCTTCGATATCGACGACCGCATCCGCCCCAATCTGAGCGTCACGCAGTCGTTCGATCAGGTCTCGCCACGTGTCGCGCTGCGCTACGACGTGCGCCCGGGCGTGAGTGTGTACACCAGCGTGGCCCGTGGCTTTGAGGTGCCCACCAACAGCGAGCTGACGGCCAGCCCCGACACCATTCGTGGTCTCAATACCGACCTGCGTCCGTCGTCGCTGGTGAACTACGAAGTGGGCGCCAAGGCACTGGTGGCCAGTCGCGTGCTGTTCGATGCGGCGGTCTATCGCACGAACGTGACGGGGGAGTTCCTCTCGCGCACGGTGGTGATTCCGGGCGTGGCCTTCCCGCGCACCATTTACGAAAACGTGGGCCGCACGCGGCGCACCGGCCTCGAACTCAGTGCCACCACGTTGGTGGCGCCCTGGATGGACATCGTCACATCGTACACGTACGCGCACTACGTCATGAAGGAGTTCCGCGGCACCGAGATCAATGCGCAGGGGCAGTCGGTGGCGGTGGACTACGCCGGCAAGCTCATTCCGGGCGTGCCGCAGCATCGCGGCGCGACGGAAGTGCGCCTACGTCCCACGGCGTCGATCAATCTCTCGGTTTGGGGTGAGGTACAGGGCAAGACATACGTGGACAATGCCAACACCTCACGTGGCACGATCTACACGCAGGTCACGCAAACCGGAGCACCGCCGCGCATTGTGCCGGTGGCGTTCAGCGCCGTGCCGGGCTATGCACTGGCCCACGGCACGATCTCGTATCGCCTGCCAGAAGTGCGCGGCACGCGTACGGGCACGTCGCGCGCCGAGTTCTTCCTGAACGTCGAGAACATTCTCGACAAGCGATATGCAGCGGCATTGGCCACCAACTCCGGCAATGGTCGCTTCTACTTCCCCGGCGCAGGTCGCACGTTCAACGCCGGTGTTACCCTCAGCACCGGAGGACGCTGA